Below is a window of Dromiciops gliroides isolate mDroGli1 chromosome 5, mDroGli1.pri, whole genome shotgun sequence DNA.
TGCCTGTGTCACTGTCCAGAAGACTGGTTGGTCCCTTGGGGCATCTGGGAAAGCACTTGTGGGtttagggaggaaaggggaagatggggaagactGTGGGGAAGGCTGCTGAGCTGGCGCTGTGTCCCTGGACAGATGCAGCCATTACCTGACCCTGCAGACCCGAACACTCATCAGCGTGGGCATCTTCTCCACCGGAGTCTGGGTGACTGGCATCTTCCTCTTTCGCCAGACCCTGAAATTGCTGCTCTCCTACCATGGCTGGATGTTTGAGATGCACGGCAAGACCAGCCGGATCACCAAGATCTGGGCTGTGAGCGGGGCCTGGCCTGGGCCGGGGAGCTGGGAGGAGGAGTCAGAATGGGAAGGGGGCCCTGGCTGGGGAGGTTGCCCCCCAAAACTTGGGCCCTCAGTCCCCATTGCTCCTAGTCTACTTGGTTTCACTCTGGGCCTGGCGACCCCCAACCCCCATAATCCTCTCATGACCTTCAGATCTGTGTCCGGCTCCTGTCCAAGCGCCGACCTATGCTCTACAGCTTCCAGACTTCTCTGCCCAAGTTGCCAGTGCCCAAAGTGGCAGCCACAGTCAATCGGGTAAGGGGCACAGACGGGCGGCTAAGGTTTGGGAGAAGGAGGTGGCTTGGCTAGAGGGTGGGCCAGGACCTCCAGCCTCTGCCTAGTCTCAGAGCAGGCAAGGCCTGGTGTGGAAACAGGACCCAAGCCTGATGAGagcttggggggggtggggagcagtaCCTAGAATCTGTGAGGCCCTTGTTAGACGATGAGGAGTATTATCGAATGGAAGTGCTGGCTAAAGATTTCCAAGAGAAGACTGCTCCCCGGCTCCAGAAATACCTGGTGCTCAAGTCCTGGTGGGCGACCAACTATGTGAgtgctccccctcctcctcccccctcttggGAGCTCCTCAGCTTcccacccttcctccctctcttcaatCCCTGGgagtcccttcctccctctggctctgacctccccctcctccctctggctctgacctccccctcctccctctggctctgacctccccctcctccctctggctctgacctccccctcctccctctggctctgacctccccctcttccctctggctctgacctccccctcctcccacccagctctgacctccccctcccctataGGTGAGTGACTGGTGGGAAGAATACATCTACCTTCGAGGCCGGAGCCCTATCATGGTGAATAGCAACTACTATGTGATGGTAAGAACTGTAGCCCCTGGGGGTTCTGGGGCCACAGGACAAGGGCAGCCAGCAGCTTGACTCTTACTCTGTCTGCTTTCTGCAACACCAGCTGGGGGGCCCATCAGGTCATGCTGGTCAGTTGCATGGAGGTGGGAACAAGCCTTGGGATCCCAACAGGGTCACCCCTTGAACCATGAAGGGCCCTGTGCATTAGCCATGACCAAAGAGCAGACAGAGCCTAGAGACCCAAGGCCAAGGCCAGGCTTTAAAGGGTCAGAGGTCATGAAGCAGACCAGAGGCAGGGTCTTCCGTCTTTTGCATTCTTCCTTAGTCCAAACTCTCAGGGTGCACCTGGAGTAGCCTCCTGGCTTCCAGCGCATCTGGGAGAACCCTCCTGCCCAATCACTCCTCCCCCAACCCAACCCTGCCCAAGAATCTTCAGGGGTTCTCCATTGTTTACTGGCTCCAGTCTAAGCAATTgatcttggcattcaaagcccctgACCaagccttcctcctcctcctcctccaacacAATGGCTCGGCTCATTCGTGGCCACATGCCCTGCCTCTGAACTCTTCTGGGCCTAGCCTGGCCATAGCCACCTCCTttgggcagttttccctgactcctctcccttctcaaacACATAGCATGCATCAGGCAGGTGGGCATTGGGTGACCCAGTGTTGCAGGCCCAGTTCATTGCTTCAGGGTGTGGCCGTGTCACTCCCCAAAGACTGGGACCTAGCCTAGTGCCGGGCACACAGTAACTCTGTTGTTGAGTGGTACCACGCTGCCTCTTCTTGCGTTGGAAATCTCTTGACCATCTTCCATGAACCTCCTGGCCTCTGCCCTGTGCGTTTGTGTTTGAGTGGAGGGGGAAGCTTTCCATGACTTCATTCGGTTGGATTCATCCAGCAAACATTAAGGGCCCACTGTGTGCtgggcccctgccctcaaggagccaaCAAATAAGGGAGATAGGAGGTCAAAGGGTGATGATGGGATTGTCGCACAGTCTCGGTGGCTCCTTGGAAAAGATAGTGCAGTGGTTTGCcgtgtccttctccagctcattttgcaaatgaggaaactgagccaaagttaagtgacttcctcaggggcatacagctagtgtctgcggcaggatttgaactcaggaagatgtcttcctgactccaggcctggtgctgtgtcccctatggtgccacctagcagcccctaattttggtacaaagcactttacacaggTTATCTGactcgatcctcacaacaactttggaaaTCAGGAAGCTTTTACTGCCTcccttttactgatgaagaaaaggaggcccagggtcccacagcttgtttctgaagccagattggaactcagctctccctcactcccaCATCTAGCACTCTCCACTCCACCACCCAGATCTCtctaaactattgcaatagcccttTAAATGTTAGCCCTGCCAGACAGGCGTTATTATCTTACCCCCactttacaactgaagaaactgaggccaaatgcTTAATGATGCCCCCAGAGGCCATGGCTAGTGAGTgccagaggcaggttttgaaccggggccttcctgactccatgtggCTGCAGCCAGTGTTCTAAGCCCCGTGATGGGTGGCATAGTGATCACTTCTTTTAGTGGAGACagtaatcagggaaggcttcctagagaagGCCAGTGAGCTGGACCTTGATTGAAGCCAGCAACACGTGGCACAGTGGGTGGGAGAGGCTGAGGCAAGGCTCAGACGCTAAGACAGCTGGGCTAGGGGACTTGTGGGGTGGGATCCAGGGAGCCCCCAGGCTGGAAGTGCTGGCTGGAGAGGGCCTGAAATGTGGAACTACGGAATGTGTTTGGGGTAGGGGCGTCGTCGGTCAGTGCCAGTAGGGAAGAAGGACCAGCTGGGGCTTGGGCAGTATGGATTCTGGGATGCTCTGAACACTTAGCAGGGGTAGTCGTGGCTGAGGAATGGGCCACAGGAAGCGGCTACGGTGACTGAGCAGAGGGGCAGGGCTGAGCCTGTCCTGGGACTGGTCTTGCGGGGTTATGGATCTGGGTGTCTACAGCTGAGGGGCTGCAGCCCAGTGCCCTCGGGGTGAggactggatttggggtcagagaagccaagttcaaatgccaccttcacCTGACCTTCACccaagggcccttccagccctGGCGCTTTCATCCTGGGGTTTGGAAGCTGAGGCATTTAGAGGCGAGAGGTGCCACCAGCAGAGACATAGGGATTGGCAGGAGAGCCAAGAATCTATCCTGGATGTGCTTCCAACTTCCCTCCCATGTCCTTGAGACTCCACCTGGCCTTCCCTCCTAACCTCCTTGGGTCCACACCCAAAGGGAGGGTCCTACAGAGTGGCCTCAAGGTCCTGGgcagccttgggggggggggatgtgaaTCCGTAAAGGGAATAAGCCTAGTGGGGAGAGAGAATGTGGGCTCAAGAACCTGACCAAGGAAACGGGTCGAGAAGGTTGATTTAAAAGGAAgcaacagggacagctaggtggcacagtggatagagcacaggccttggattcagtagtacctgagttcaaatctggcctcagacacttaacacttattagctgtgtgaccctgggcaaaatcacttaaccccaattgcctcactaaaaaaaaaaatttaaaaaaataataaaataaaaggaagcaaCAGAGATGTGTGCAGAGGGGAGCCTGGAGGACAGATGGTGCTAGAGATGGTCAGAAACACAGtcctggagggaggaggaagggagcaaCTCCTCCTTGAAGGAGATGAGAGGGAAGGGTGTGACACAGACCCACAGATGGGAGGGGGCTGAGGGGAAGAGACTCATCTAGAACTTAGCTCAGGATTACAGGAGCACATTGTGTCCTTGGAGCAATGtatgaaaaaagcaaaagagcCCCCAACATCAAGGTTAAGAAttatcctgggggggggggcagctaggtggcgcagtggatagagcaccggccctggagtcaggagtacctgagttcaaatctggcctcagacacttaacacttactagctgtgtgaccctgggcaagtcacttaaccccaattgcctcactaaaaaaaaaaaaaagttatcctgCTAACCTGAAATGTAAGAGCTAATCTAAGGTGTTCAGCCAAGAACCTGTAGCTTCCAGGAGGTGGGGGGAGTGAGGTTTGTACCTGGGCTTCCTTACTACAGCAAAGAAAACCTTGCCCCTAAAATAACAGGACAGCACTGTCCAGACCGAAACACAGAAAATGCACTCTGCCTCTCACCTGGTATGATTGGTTAAAGGAGCATATGTTATGATGCGCCTACTGCCTGCCAAGACTAAAGCGAACAgtgaatccctgccctcaaacagcTTCTGTTCTGAGAGGAAACGGCATCCACAGCTCCCGGCAGCACAGCGCTTGCCAGTCTGTCCTCACCCTCCTGTGGGGCCCCCCTCCTCCTGGATATTCTGTCCTGTCTGGGCCTGCGTGACATtgcactctctctccctctccttcagaTCATGCCCCCAAACAGTGGGAGTCCCCTAGAATCCTGTGCTAAGCCCCTAATGCACTCTCTTGACACTGTGATGTCATCCGTTTCCTTGGGTTTAGTTATCTGTCCCAGATGTCTCTATCCATTCCCGTGTGTCTTCTGGGCTTCAAGCACTAATTACCTATTTGACATCTCAAATGTCCAGAACAGATGGCTACTCTTTCCCCCTCAACCTCCCCGAAGACACCACGTTCTGGGACTTCCAGGCCCCggactccttcctttccttccccccacatAGCTCCCATCACAGGCTTTCTCACCACTCCGAGTTCCCATCCCCTCCTGAGACGATTGCAAGAGCTTAGCTGTTGtctctgcctcaaatctcccCTCTGGAGTCCATCTCTGTGGAGGTCAAGGTGACTTTCCTTCCTCACGGCTCTGACCAGGTCACCCAGGTCAGTCAGTGGTGCCACCTCTTGCCACCAAAATCAAATGgagggggggtagctaggtgacccagcggatagagcaccagccctgcctggattcaggaggacctgagttcaaatctggcctcggacacttgacacctactagctgtgtgaccctgggcaggtcacttgaccctcattgccccaccaaaaaaaaaaaaaaaatcaaatggaggggccagctaggtggtacagtggataaagcaccgaccttggattcaggaggacctgagttcaaatccggcctcagacacttgacacctactaggtgtgtgaccctgggcaggtcacttaaccctcattgtcccacccccccaaaaaaatcaaatggaaactcCCATGCTTGGTTTCGCCTCCTGGCCCCAACCTGTTGTTCTAGCTACTCTGGACTTCACTCCCCCTCCTGACCTTTTTCCTGTTCCTTCCATGTGACACCCCATCTCCCACCTGTGCCTTTGCATCTGCTCTTGTACTCTTCACCTCAACTTCATACAAGACCCCATCCTCTCCATAAGGTCTTTCCTTATGGTAGCCTCCCTCCTAAACTCACTTGTATTCAGCCAACCTGGGGTTCTTTGTCGTCTTCATATTTAGGCCATATCTACTTACCTGTGTATGTTGTcttcctgcccacccccacctttcCATGTAAACCCCTTGGGAGAagggattattttcatttttaaaaatgtggcctCTGTGCCTATCACAGgtcctggcacacagtgggtgattaataagtgcttgtagATTGATTGCTGTCTCCATATAAATATAGActcaatagatgcaaaattaATACAAGGTGgtttggggagaggaagggagagtagATTGAAGAAAACCAACCAGAAGCAGACATGAGGCAAGGTGGGAGCCCATGCCAGGTGAGGGGCATAGCCAGGGAAGAATCGGTCTATTAGTTGAGGACTATTAGTTGAATCTGCAAATAACAGACGCAATAAGCAGCTGAGAGCCTCGGTAGATtcttgaggaggggagtgacatgatgaaATGAATATGGGCTGGTAGGGTGGGTCAGGAGAGCAACGAGCGAAGATTTGGCAGTTACTAAATGGCTCCGACTTTTCTTGGCACACTGATGACATAAGATtacatatttttgccttttgggCTTGTCTCTGGTCCCCCAATGGGACCGTTGCTGATGTATACTCTAGATCCCTGTGCGTAGGTTTATTGGATGTGTGTTTAATTAGTATAAGGGAGAatggatttagagcaggaagagatctTGGAGCTCATCTAGCCAAGCTCCTTGCTTGGCCCAGGGGGGAGGGTCTAAGGGGCCACCCCGTATTTGGACCCTGGTCTTCTGGAGCCTGTGGgggctctttccttctccaccaTAATGAAGGGAAAGATGTCTAGGGCAGTAACACCAGGGATGGAGAAGGAGACGTTGGCAGAGCGGCTTCCAAGGAAGGATGGACAGGACTAGGGACAGACTGGGGCGAGGTGATGAGACCCATGAGGGAGATGCAGGCCCCCCCCTTCCTTgccgcctcccctccccccactgacTCTGGCCCTCGGCTCCCGATCTCCTCCCTCTCCAGGATTTTATAATGACCCAGCACACCAACACTCAGGCAGCTCGACTGGGCAACGTGGTTCACGCCATGATCATGTACCGACGAAAGCTGGACCGCGAGGAGATCAAGCCGGTGAGTGCGGCCCTAGGAGCCTGGACTTGGCAGGTGGGGGGCACAGGCGGCACCTCGACGGGCCCCTGAAGTCTGCCCCTCTCCGGGGCTTGTCCCACAGGTGATGGCTCTGGGCATCGTGCCCATGTGTTCATATCAGATGGAGCGGATGTTCAACACCACCCGAATCCCAGGCAAAGATTCAGGTACCCAGTGTTGGCTTCCCTGCTATGGCAGGTCGAAGGTCTGGGTGCCCCTGTCGCACCTCATTCCCCCACAGCCCAAGCAGCCCCAGGCTTCTGAGCACTCTCCCAGCCTGACCAGAAGCCTGTCCCACTTCTTCCACTCTGTGAGTGGGACCTAGGCTCCTGTCAGATGCCAGATCTGAGGACCCACAGTGAAAGGGTCGGCAGGGCAGTGCGGGGATGAGAGGGGTGTTAGAGAGGGCAACGAGGGAGAGCCAGCAGCAAAGGACGCCAGTCACGGGCTTGGGGCCAGCTTGGGCTAGGGCACAAGGGTTTGTTCAGAGTAGACTGCACTTTGAATGGCTGTGGTGGGGCAGGGGAGGTGGGCCCAAGCCGCGGGATGGGGGATTCTCCCAAAGGAGCTGTCTGGGTGGCACTGTCCCTGATCCTCCATCCTGGAGCAGTGAGGCCGCCTCCCCTACCCCCATAACCTCCAGCTCCCCTGCCCCCAGATGTGTTACAGCACCTCGTCGACAGCAGGCATGTGGCTGTCTACCACAAGGGCCGCTTCTACAAGCTCTGGCTCTACCAGGGTTCCCAGCTGCTCAAGCCTCGGGACCTGGAGATGCAGTTCCAGAGGATCCTGGATGACTCTTGTCCCCCCCAGCCTGGAGAGGAGAAATTAGCGGCCCTCACAGCTGGGGGCAGGTATTGGAACTGAGGAGGCCCCGCCCCCGGCCCCAGGGGGGGCCCTTGACCAGCTTGTTGTTTGAGGAGGGGCTAAGCCTTAAGTAATGTAGCAGGCCATATCACCCTGAAGGCTCTGGGGGGCTGTACCGGGAAAGGGGGGGCAGCAGCAGGATGGGCCCGAAGCCATGGGGGTGCAGGGAGTCTCCCAGAGCTCAGGTGCCTCTGAGCTTATCTGAAGATGGTGCCTCTCCCAGCTCTTGACTGCCTGAGTCCTGGACCGGCCCATGTGGACGGGGCCACCTCCAGACCTCGTGCAGTAGGGCGAAGGGGCTGGGCTCTCCCCTGGCTGAGCCACTTAAGAGGGATTGAACTCAGTGGCCTCTGAGGAGGAGCCGTGAGCCGGTGCTCCCAAGGTACACCCCCACATCCCACCTGATGCTTCCCGGTCCCCCAGGGTGCAATGGGCTGAGGCTCGCCAGGCCTACTTCAGCACAGGGAAGAATAAGGCCTCGCTGGAAGCCATCGAGAAAGCTGCTTTCTTCGTGACCTTGGATGAGGAATCCCACGGCTATGACCCCGAGAATGAGGCCAGCCTCAGCCTCTATGGGAAGGCTCTGCTGCACGGCAACTGCTATAACAGGTGCGGCCCCAGCCCCGCCCTCTTCCCTGCTCTGGCtcccagcccctccctccctcatgcAAACCCTCTCTCCCACACCCCTTTGTACCGCACCCCCCCCCAGGTGGTTCGATAAGTCCTTCACCCTCATCGCCTTCAAGAATGGCAAGCTGGGTCTGAATACGGAGCATTCCTGGGCAGATGCCCCTATTGTCGGGCATCTCTGGGAGGTAAGGAGGCCGGGCACCGGGAGGCGACGGGGAGAGGGGCGCTTCGGCTGTGTTCCTCAGACTGCCTCCTCCTGCAGTTTGTGCTGGCCACGGACGCCTTCCACCTGGACTACACAGACTCTGGGCACTGTCAGGGCAAGCCTAACCATGCCCTGGCCCCCCCGCAGAGGCTGCAGTGGGAAATCCCTGAGGAGGTAGAGGGGAaactctgggggaggggagggggcgggggaaaccctgggggaggggaggggacaccCCTGCCCAGAACTCTTCCTACCAGGTGGGGCCCCCAGGCCGGCCCTAGTCTGCCCTGGCCTTCTATGGGGCTGGGAGCTCCTGACAGGAAAGGGGCTCAGCTCCAGCCTCCGCTCCCCGCCTACAGTGCCAGAAAATCGTGGAGAGCTCTTACCAGGTGGCCAAGGCCCTGGCTGACGACGTAGAGCTGTACTGCTTCCAGTTCATGCCCTTTGGCAAGGGCCTCATTAAGAAGTGCCGCACCAGCCCCGATGCCTTCGTGCAGATTGCCCTGCAGCTGGCCCACTTCCGGGTAAGAGCCCTCCCTGCCCGCTGTGGGGCCACGGCACCGGGTGATCGGTCAGGGTCGGGGGGGAGGGCTTGCCGATGCCCAGACAAGGGCCCCCGACACTTGCGCTCGCTCCAGGACAAAGGCAAGTTCTGCCTGACCTACGAGGCCTCGATGACACGAATGTTTCGGGATGGCAGGACGGAAACCGTGCGATCCTGCACCACGGAGGCCACAGCCTTTGTCCGGGCCATGATGGACACCGGCTACATGGTGAGCGCCCGCCTGGTGGGAGGGCAGGAAAGGAGAGGCTGGGGCCTCCCTGGAGGCCTAACTGACCCCTCGATCCCGGGTCTCCCTTCAGAAGCCAGACCTGCAGGATCTCTTCCGCAAAGCCGCAGAAAAGCACCAGAACATGTACCGCCTGGCCATGACGGGGGCTGGCATCGACCGGCACCTCTTCTGCCTGTATGTAGTCTCCAAGTACCTGGGCCTCCACTCCCCTTTCCTGGCCCAGGTGAGTGGTCGCTGGGCAGCTCTGCTGGGGAGGCACCTGGGATCTTCCTGCTCCCCTCCCGTCCCCCTTAATGCCCGCTTCCCTCTGCCTCAGGTCCTCTCAGAGCCTTGGAAACTCTCCACCAGCCAAATAGCCCAGTTCCAAATCCGCATGTTTGACCCAGAGAAGTATCCCAACCACCTGGCAGCCGGAGGGGGCTTTGGCCCAGTGAGTGACCCaccaggggctgggggaggggcagccaaTGTGCCATCCTTCCCTTTCCTAGCCTGAAACCTCCACTGCCCATCAGTCTTTGGGCCGAGACATGAAATAAGAGGGGCACAGCCTCTGGAAGATTGCTCTTAAAATGGGTGGCATCGGCTGAACGGGGCTGGAGGGGCTAGCTGCCTCCTCCTTGCAAGCAGGATGGATGAGTGTTGATTTGGGCATCTCTCCCAGCTGGGACAGCTGGAGGCCCCTGGCTCCCTGGGGGCCCTCACCTGGCAGGGGAGGCAGGGCTGACCCGGGGCGGATCCTGCAGGCGTGGCACTGGGCCCGAGGTTGGCCTGGCTGGTCTCAGGAGCCCAGGCCAGGGTGGGGCCAGCCCACTTTTCAGTCCCTGGGTTACTCACCTCCcgttctcctccctcccctcggTGCCATCCAGGTAGCTGATGATGGGTATGGGGTTTCTTACATGATCGCTGGTGAAAACACCATCTTCTTCCACATCTCCAGCAAATTCTCCAGTTCAGAAACAGTGAGTTCAATGCCAAGCCAGGTGGCTGGCAGCTGGCCGGTGAGGGTTAGGGAATGGATTCCAGGGGAGTGTGGGAGCCCAGAAGTACTGTGCCCTCCACAGAAGCAGGCAGTGTGTATGTGGGAATGGCGGGGGGAGCTTGGTGGGCCTCGGGCCTGCCTCGAAGTGACAGAGAGCTCTGCCCCTGCAGAATGCCCAGCGTTTCGGGAAGCACATCCACCAAGCCCTCATGGACATCGCTGCTCTTTTTGAGGCTCCTACCCCCAAAGTAGAGAGCTGAGACTGGAGAAGGTGGCCGGCTGCCCTTCCCCTTGCCCCTGCCCTCAGTGGCAGGAAGGGAGGGGCCGCGTGGCCAGAGCCCTTGAGCACGCCTCGGAGAGCAAGGCCCCTCCACCCACCCGGCCAGACACTGTCCCCTGACCAGAGAGGCACAGGAGGCaggggtggtggggtgggaacagaatttgtattttttt
It encodes the following:
- the CPT1B gene encoding carnitine O-palmitoyltransferase 1, muscle isoform isoform X1 — translated: MAEAHQAVAFQFTVTPDGVDFQLSREALKHVYLSGINSWKKRLIRIKNGILRGVYPGSPTSWLVVVMATMGSSYCNMDISMGMICCIRKYIPEGCSHYLTLQTRTLISVGIFSTGVWVTGIFLFRQTLKLLLSYHGWMFEMHGKTSRITKIWAICVRLLSKRRPMLYSFQTSLPKLPVPKVAATVNRYLESVRPLLDDEEYYRMEVLAKDFQEKTAPRLQKYLVLKSWWATNYVSDWWEEYIYLRGRSPIMVNSNYYVMDFIMTQHTNTQAARLGNVVHAMIMYRRKLDREEIKPVMALGIVPMCSYQMERMFNTTRIPGKDSDVLQHLVDSRHVAVYHKGRFYKLWLYQGSQLLKPRDLEMQFQRILDDSCPPQPGEEKLAALTAGGRVQWAEARQAYFSTGKNKASLEAIEKAAFFVTLDEESHGYDPENEASLSLYGKALLHGNCYNRWFDKSFTLIAFKNGKLGLNTEHSWADAPIVGHLWEFVLATDAFHLDYTDSGHCQGKPNHALAPPQRLQWEIPEECQKIVESSYQVAKALADDVELYCFQFMPFGKGLIKKCRTSPDAFVQIALQLAHFRDKGKFCLTYEASMTRMFRDGRTETVRSCTTEATAFVRAMMDTGYMKPDLQDLFRKAAEKHQNMYRLAMTGAGIDRHLFCLYVVSKYLGLHSPFLAQVLSEPWKLSTSQIAQFQIRMFDPEKYPNHLAAGGGFGPVADDGYGVSYMIAGENTIFFHISSKFSSSETNAQRFGKHIHQALMDIAALFEAPTPKVES
- the CPT1B gene encoding carnitine O-palmitoyltransferase 1, muscle isoform isoform X2, whose translation is MFEMHGKTSRITKIWAICVRLLSKRRPMLYSFQTSLPKLPVPKVAATVNRYLESVRPLLDDEEYYRMEVLAKDFQEKTAPRLQKYLVLKSWWATNYVSDWWEEYIYLRGRSPIMVNSNYYVMDFIMTQHTNTQAARLGNVVHAMIMYRRKLDREEIKPVMALGIVPMCSYQMERMFNTTRIPGKDSDVLQHLVDSRHVAVYHKGRFYKLWLYQGSQLLKPRDLEMQFQRILDDSCPPQPGEEKLAALTAGGRVQWAEARQAYFSTGKNKASLEAIEKAAFFVTLDEESHGYDPENEASLSLYGKALLHGNCYNRWFDKSFTLIAFKNGKLGLNTEHSWADAPIVGHLWEFVLATDAFHLDYTDSGHCQGKPNHALAPPQRLQWEIPEECQKIVESSYQVAKALADDVELYCFQFMPFGKGLIKKCRTSPDAFVQIALQLAHFRDKGKFCLTYEASMTRMFRDGRTETVRSCTTEATAFVRAMMDTGYMKPDLQDLFRKAAEKHQNMYRLAMTGAGIDRHLFCLYVVSKYLGLHSPFLAQVLSEPWKLSTSQIAQFQIRMFDPEKYPNHLAAGGGFGPVADDGYGVSYMIAGENTIFFHISSKFSSSETNAQRFGKHIHQALMDIAALFEAPTPKVES